The following coding sequences lie in one Cygnus olor isolate bCygOlo1 chromosome 8, bCygOlo1.pri.v2, whole genome shotgun sequence genomic window:
- the ASTN1 gene encoding astrotactin-1 yields MAWAGLCALLAGCCLAAGSGPAEAAAAEAAAKELECKLKSITVSALPFLRENDLSIMHGPSAAEPKLLFSVRNDFPGEMVVVDDLENTELPYFVLEISGNTDDIPLVRWRQQWLENGTLLFHIHHQDGAPNLPGFEPTDEPQTESAEEELRILHISVMGGMIALLLSILCLVMILYTRRRWCKRRRVPQPQKSASAEAANEIHYIPSVLIGGHGRESLRNARVQGHNSSGTLSIRETPILDGYEYDITDLRHHLQRECMNGGEDFASQVTRTLDSLQGCNEKASMDLTPGSDNAKLSLMNKYKDNIIATSPVDANHQQATLLSHTSSSQRKRINNKARAGSAFLNPEGDSGTEADTDPQLTFYTDPSRSRRRSRVGSPRSPVNKTTLTLISVTSCVISLVCSSHMSCPLVVKITLHVPEHLIADGSRFILLEGSQLDASDWLNPAQVVLFSQQNSSGPWALDLCARRLLDPCEHQCDPETGECLCYEGYMKDPVHKHLCIRNEWGTNQGPWPYTIFQRGFDLVLGEQPSDKIFRFTYTLGEGMWLPLSKSFVIPPAELAINPSAKCKTDMTVMEDAVEVREELMTSSSFDSLEVLLDSFGPVRDCTRDNGGCSKNFRCIADRKLDSTGCVCPVGLSPMKDGTGCYDRHIGVDCSDGFNGGCEQLCLQQMVPLPDDPLLYNILMFCGCIEDYKLGMDGRSCQLISESCPEAGDCGEPRELPMNQTLFGEIFYGYNNHSKEVAPGQVLKGTFRQNNFARGLEQQLPDGLVVATVPLENQCQEELSDPMPDPEFLTGMVNFSEVSGYPLLQHWKVQSVMYHVRLNQLTISQSFSNALHSLDGATSRGDFVALLDQFGNHYIQEAVYGFEESCSIWYPNRQVQRQLWLEYEDISKGNSPSDESEERERDPKVLTFPEYIASLSESGTKRMAAGVRMECQSRGRCPSSCPLCHVASGPDAPAEPILLEVTKAAPIYELVTNNQTQRLLQEATMSSLWCSGSGDVIEDWCRCDSSAFGADGLPTCAPLPHPILRLSTVHEPSSTLVVLEWGHSEPPIGVQIVDYLLRQEKVTDRMDHSKVETEMVLSFVDDIISGAKSPCAMPAQVPDRLSSTISLIIRCLEPDTTYMFTLWGVDNTGRRSRSSDVTVKTPCPVVDDVKAQEIADKIYNLFNGYTSGKEQQTAYNTLLDLGSPSLHRVLYHYNQHYESFGEFTWRCEDELGPRKAGLILSQLADLSSWCHGLLQEPKISLQRSSLKYLACRYSEIKPYGLDWSELSRDLKKTCEEQTLSVLYNDYGDKDY; encoded by the exons atGGCTTGGGCCGGGCTGTGCGCCCTGCTGGCCGGGTGCTGCCtggcggcgggcagcggccccgccgaggcggcggcggcggaggcggcggccaAGGAGCTGGAGTGCAAGCTGAAGAGCATCACGGTGTCGGCGCTGCCCTTCCTGCGGGAGAACGACCTGAGCATCATGCACGGCCCGTCGGCCGCCGAGCCCAAGCTGCTCTTCTCCGTGCGCAACGACTTCCCCGGCGAGATGGTGGTGGTGGACGACCTGGAGAACACCGAGCTGCCCTACTTCGTGCTGG AGATTTCAGGCAACACGGACGACATCCCGCTGGTGCGCTGGCggcagcagtggctggagaACGGCACGCTGCTCTTCCACATCCACCATCAGGACGGGGCCCCCAACCTGCCCGGCTTCGAGCCCACCGATGAGCCCCAGACTGAGTCGGCGGAGGAGGAGCTGAGGATCCTCCACATCTCCGTCATG GGAGGGATGATCGcgctgctgctctccatcctCTGCCTGGTGATGATCCTCTACACCCGCCGGCGGTGGTGCAAGCGGCGCCGCGTGCCGCAGCCCCAGAAGAGCGCCAGCGCCGAGGCGGCCAACGAGATCCACTACATCCCCTCGGTGCTGATCGGGGGTCACGGGCGGGAGAGCCTGCGCAACGCCCGTGTGCAGGGCCACAACTCCAGCGGCACCCTCAGCATCCGCGAGACCCCCATCCTGGACGGCTACGAGTACGACATCACCGACCTGCGGCACCACCTCCAGCGCGAGTGCATGAACGGCGGCGAGGACTTCGCCAGCCAGGTCACCCGCACCCTGGACTCGCTGCAGGGGTGCAACGAGAAGGCCAGCATGGACCTCACGCCAG GGAGTGACAACGCCAAGCTGTCCCTGATGAACAAGTACAAGGACAACATCATCGCCACCAGCCCTGTGGATGCCAACCACCAGCAGGCCACGCTGCTCTCCCacacctccagcagccagcGCAAGCGCATCAACAACAAGGCGCGAG CTGGCTCGGCGTTTCTTAACCCCGAGGGGGACTCGGGGACGGAGGCGGACACCGATCCCCAGCTGACCTTCTACACGGACCCCTCGCGGAGCCGGAGGCGCAGCCGAG TGGggtccccccgcagccccgtgAATAAGACCACACTGACCCTCATCAGCGTGACGAGCTGCGTCATCAGCCTGGTGTGCTCCTCACACATGAGCTGCCCCCTTGTCGTCAAGATCACCCTCCACGTCCCCGAGCACCTCATCGCCGATG GGAGCCGGTTTATCTTGCTGGAGGGCAGCCAGCTGGACGCCAGCGACTGGCTGAACCCGGCGCAGGTCGTCCTCTTCTCCCAGCAAAACTCCAGTGGGCCCTGGGCCCTGGACCTCTGCGCCCGCCGCCTCCTCGACCCCTGCGAGCACCAGTGCGACCCCGAGACCG GTGAGTGTCTCTGCTACGAGGGCTACATGAAGGACCCCGTCCATAAGCACCTTTGCATCCGGAATGAGTGGGGGACCAACCAGGG ACCCTGGCCGTACACCATATTCCAGCGTGGCTTCGACCTGGTGCTGGGTGAGCAGCCATCCGACAAGATCTTTCG GTTCACCTACACCCTGGGGGAGGGCATGTGGCTGCCGCTGAGCAAGAGCTTCGTCATCCCTCCGGCCGAGCTGGCCATCAACCCCTCGGCCAAGTGCAAGACCGACATGACGGTGATGGAGGATGCAGTGGAGGTCAG GGAAGAGCTGatgacctcctcctccttcgACAGCCTGGAGGTCCTCCTCGACTCCTTCGGCCCCGTCCGGGACTGCACCAGGGACAACGGGGGCTGCAGCAAGAATTTCCGCTGCATCGCCGACCGCAAGCTGGACTCGACGGGCTGCGTG TGCCCGGTAGGACTGAGCCCCATGAAGGACGGCACGGGCTGCTACGACCGCCACATCGGCGTCGACTGCTCCGACGGCTTCAATGGGGGCTGCGAGCAACTGTGCCTGCAGCAGATGGTGCCCCTGCCTGATGACCCCCTGCTCTACAACATCCTCATGTTCTGCGG GTGCATCGAGGACTACAAGCTGGGCATGGACGGGCGGTCATGCCAGCTCATCTCAGAGTCGTGCCCCGAGGCAGGGGACTGCGGTGAGCCCCGCGAGCTACCCATGAACCAGACGCTCTTTGGGGAGATCTTCTATGGCTACAACAACCACTCCAAGGAGGTGGCCCCGGGACAGGTGCTCAAAGGGACCTTTAG GCAGAACAACTTTGCCCGgggcctggagcagcagctgccggATGGGCTGGTGGTGGCCACGGTGCCCCTGGAGAACCAGTGCCAAGAGGAGCTCTCAGACCCCATGCCCGACCCCGAGTTCCTCACCG GGATGGTGAACTTCAGCGAGGTGTCTGGGTACCCGCTCCTGCAGCACTGGAAGGTGCAGTCCGTCATGTACCACGTCCGGCTCAACCAGCTGACCATCTCCCAGT CCTTCAGCAACGCGCTCCACTCTCTGGATGGGGCCACCTCCCGTGGGGACTTCGTGGCGCTGCTGGACCAGTTTGGCAACCACTACATCCAGGAGGCCGTGTACGGCTTTGAGGAGTCCTGCTCCATCTGGTACCCCAACAGGCAGGTCCAGCGGCAGCTCTGGCTGGAGTATGAGGACATCAGCAAAG gcaACTCCCCCTCGGACGAGTCAGAGGAGCGTGAGCGGGACCCCAAGGTGCTCACCTTCCCCGAGTACATCGCCAGCCTCTCCGAGTCGGGCACCAAGCGCATGGCTGCCGGCGTGCGGATGGAGTGCCAGAGCCGCGGGCGCTGCCCCTCGTCCTGCCCCCTCTGCCACGTCGCCTCCGGCCCCGACGCGCCGGCTGAGCCCATCCTGCTCGAGGTCACCAAGGCGGCCCCCATCTACGAGCTGGTCACCAACAACCAGACCCAGCGG ctcttgcagGAGGCCACCATGAGCTCGCTGTGGTGCTCAGGCAGTGGGGACGTCATTGAGGACTGGTGCCGCTGCGACTCGAGTGCCTTCGGGGCCGACGGGCTGCCCACCTGTGcacctctcccccaccccat CCTGCGGCTCTCCACCGTGCACGAGCCCAGCAGCACGCTGGTGGTGCTGGAGTGGGGGCACTCGGAGCCCCCCATCGGGGTACAGATTGTCGACTACCTGCTCCGCCAGGAGAAAGTCACCGACAGGATGGACCACTCCAAGGTGGAGACTG AGATGGTGCTGAGCTTCGTGGACGACATCATCTCTGGTGCCAAGTCTCCCTGCGCCATGCCAGCCCAGGTGCCCGACAGGCTCTCCTCCACCATCTCCCTCATCATCCGCTGCCTGGAGCCTGACACCACCTACAT GTTCACCCTCTGGGGTGTCGACAACACGGGGAGACGCTCCAGGTCCAGTGATGTGACGGTGAAGACACCCTGCCCCGTGGTAGATGATGTGAAAGCTCAAG AAATTGCTGACAAGATCTACAACCTCTTCAACGGCTACACCAGTGGCAAGGAGCAGCAGACAGCCTACAACACCCTGCTGGACCTGGGCTCCCCCAGCCTGCACCGAGTGCTCTACCACTACAACCAGCACTACGAGAGCTTCGGGGAGTTCACCTGGCGCTGTGAAGACGAGCTGGGGCCCAG